The Mauremys mutica isolate MM-2020 ecotype Southern chromosome 1, ASM2049712v1, whole genome shotgun sequence genome has a segment encoding these proteins:
- the LOC123360998 gene encoding 40S ribosomal protein S16 codes for MPAKGPLQSVQVFGRKKTATAVAHCKRGNGLIKVNGRPLEMIEPRTLQYKLLEPVLLLGKERFAGVDIRVRVKGGGHVAQIYAIRQSISKALVAYYQKYVDEASKKEIKDILIQYDRTLLVADPRRCESKKFGGPGARARYQKSYR; via the exons ATGCCGGCCAAGGGGCCCCTGCAGAGCGTCCAGGTCTTCGGGCggaag AAAACAGCTACTGCTGTTGCTCACTGCAAGAGAGGAAATGGTCTCATTAAAGTGAATGGAAGACCCCTGGAAATGATAGAGCCTAGAACCCTGCAGTACAAA TTGCTTGAACCTGTTCTTCTCCTGGGCAAGGAACGCTTTGCTGGTGTTGACATCAGAGTCCGTGTTAAGGGTGGCGGCCATGTAGCACAAATCTACG CAATCCGTCAATCTATTTCCAAAGCATTGGTGGCTTATTATCAGAAGT ATGTTGATGAAGCTTCCAAGAAGGAAATCAAGGACATCTTAATCCAGTATGATAGGACCTTACTGGTTGCAGATCCTCGTCGTTGCGAGTCCAAGAAGTTTGGTGGACCTGGTGCCCGTGCACGCTACCAGAAGTCTTACCGTTAA